One Saimiri boliviensis isolate mSaiBol1 chromosome 5, mSaiBol1.pri, whole genome shotgun sequence genomic window carries:
- the NEU2 gene encoding sialidase-2: MASVPVLQKESVFQSGAHAYRIPALLYLPGQQTLLAFAEQRASKKDEAAEVIVLRRGGYDASTHQVQWQAQEVVAQARLPGHRSMNPSPLYDEPAGTLFLFFIAIPGRVSEQHQLQTRANVTRLCQVTSTDHGGTWSSPRDLTDAAIGAAYQEWATFAVGPGHCLQLHDRARSLVVPAYAYRNLRSIQRPSPSAFCFLSHDHGHTWQRGHFVAQDTLECQVAEVRAGEQRVVTLSARSHLRARVQAQSTNDGLDFQESQPVKKLVEPPQGCQGSVISFPSPRSGPGSPAQWLLYTHPTHSWQRTDLGAYLNPRPPAPEAWSEPVLLAKGSCAYSDLQSMGTGPDGSPLFGCLYEANDYEEIVFLVFTLKQAFPAECRPQ; this comes from the exons ATGGCATCTGTCCCCGTGCTGCAGAAGGAGAGCGTGTTCCAGTCGGGAGCTCACGCCTACAGAATCCCTGCCCTGCTCTACCTGCCCGGGCAGCAGACCCTGCTGGCCTTCGCGGAACAGCGGGCAAGCAAGAAGGATGAAGCCGCAGAGGTGATTGTCCTGCGCAGAGGAGGCTATGACGCTTCCACCCACCAGGTTCAG TGGCAAGCTCAGGAGGTAGTGGCCCAGGCCCGGCTGCCTGGCCACCGGTCCATGAACCCAAGCCCCTTGTATGATGAGCCCGCGGGgaccctcttcctcttcttcattgcCATCCCTGGGCGAGTCTCGGAGCAACACCAGCTGCAGACCAGGGCCAACGTGACACGGCTGTGCCAAGTCACCAGCACTGACCATGGGGGGACCTGGAGCTCCCCCAGAGACCTCACTGACGCGGCCATCGGCGCAGCCTACCAGGAGTGGGCCACCTTTGCGGTGGGCCCGGGGCACTGTTTGCAGCTGCACGACAGGGCCCGGAGCCTGGTGGTGCCCGCCTATGCCTATCGGAACCTTCGCTCCATCCAAAGGCCGAGcccctctgccttctgcttcCTCAGCCACGACCATGGACACACATGGCAGCGAGGGCACTTCGTGGCCCAGGACACCCTGGAGTGCCAGGTGGCCGAAGTCAGGGCTGGGGAGCAGAGGGTGGTGACCCTCAGTGCAAGAAGCCACCTCCGAGCCAGGGTCCAGGCCCAGAGCACCAATGATGGGCTTGATTTCCAGGAGTCTCAGCCGGTGAAGAAGCTGGTGGAGCCGCCCCAAGGCTGCCAGGGGAGCGTCATCAGCTTCCCCAGTCCCCGCTCGGGGCCTGGCTCCCCAGCCCAGTGGCTGCTCTACACTCACCCCACACACTCCTGGCAGAGGACCGACCTGGGCGCCTACCTCAACCCTCGGCCTCCAGCCCCTGAGGCCTGGTCAGAGCCGGTACTGCTGGCCAAGGGCAGCTGTGCCTACTCAGACCTCCAGAGCATGGGCACTGGCCCCGACGGGTCCCCCTTGTTTGGGTGTCTGTACGAAGCCAATGATTACGAGGAGATCGTCTTTCTCGTGTTCACCCTGAAGCAAGCCTTCCCGGCCGAGTGCCGGCCACAGTGA